TGCTGGTATTCCTAGGAACAGCACCTTCACACAAGGAAGTGCTGAGCGGTGTCTGATGTTTGGTCCATCAGAGTCCTGGTAGGCATTGCAAGCATAGGATGGGGTGAATGACTCTTAATAGGTGTACTAGTTGCATGCAAATTGCATCACTAGAAAAACAGCTTTACATGACATACTGAGCAGCCTGGAACCATGTTGCTGTTGAACAAAGAGAAGTGCTGAATATGCCCAGTATCCACAATCATCTGTGAGTAGCCTGAAATTTAGGTGTAAGCTTCCTGAGATGGAAAATATTATTTGGCCTGAATGACATGTGTTGCTCTGCAGGGAAGACTTAAagaattattcttttatttattttaactgggGTTGCCAAGAATTTAGAGCTATTAATGGGAACGTTCAAAGAACTCACAGAATTTCAGCAAAGATTTGCCATTCAGTTAAAAATTCCTGTTGGCTATTCAAAGGAAAGTTCTACCCACAGATCATTacatgctatttttaaacagtgaaaaatatcATAAAACCAATGTATGGGGATGTAATTAAATGGGAGCCTCAGGCAAGTAGTGAGACACAGGGAAGATCTTCAAAGTTACTCGTGTGTTTAACTTTCTTTGCTAGCATGTAGCAAATACACAGTATAACCACACCTGTCCTGGAGGAAATTTCAAACTTAGTTTTAAGGGTTACAAAACATGTTTATCCGGGATGAAATTACTTTTGTGCAGAAGGCAGTCATTATGCTTACTCCTGCTTAAAGAGCCTGCTCACCTTCCAGCTTTAGGCattgaaagaaagcaaacactgTCATATTTCACTGCAGAGGCTGATAGTCACCCAGAATGgtatataaacaaaaaattgtggacaaaaaaaaaaaaaaaaagataagaaagcTCAGTGTTTTGAGGCACAATAATTTAATGAGAAAGAAGTAAAAGATCTTACTGAGCATGAAATACACAAGGAAAATATTGCCAGCGTCTCATTAAAGGCTGCAAGCAAAGAATTGCTCCAGGGCTATGCATTCCACATActttactctttctttttcatggcATAGGAAGACTTACACAATCTTGTCCCACTTTCAACCAGCCAAAGATCATTGATATAACTAACTTGAGGCCATTAGTATCAGGAGGCACTGGAAAGAATAGTcagaaaactaaattaaattctTAGCTTGAAAATTACATATAAAAGTGATATTCAGAGATGTACAGTTCACAGTCCAGGAAAGCAATGCCAGTAACAGGGTTTGTGGAGGCACATCTTCCCCCATGTTGGGTGATTGCTCCTTGCTCCTTATTCATTGCACATTTAACATGGTCTGCAGCTCCCAAAACCATAGCCACTGGCTCCATAGGAAGAATATGACCTCCCATAATTGTACAAGCTCCTACAGCCAGAGGAGCCACTGAGACCCAGAGAGCTCATGGATCCAAACAAGCTTCCAGTGCTGGATGGTGCTGAGCTGCCCACTATGCTCTCCTGAGGGCAGGAGCTGAGAATGGGTCCTGGGAAGGTCATGACCACGGGTGGTGGGTGGATCACAGCTCTTGAATCACCACAGGATGTAACACAGGGCTGGCTCCAGGCATTCACAATTGGCTGCGGGCAGGTCACTTTGCAGGGAGCAAGGCTGCGGAAGCTGATCATTTGTCTGTAGGAAGACATCTTCTGGGAATGGAGATAAATCTGAAACACACAAGACTGAGacaacacaaagctgaaagCTTAGATACCAATATAATGGAGATTGTGcttggaagagaaagaaaaaaagataggaAGCAGACCAGAAGGAGACTGAGGATTTCAGTTTTGTCTCAGCAGCCATGTCCATTTTCTCATCTTCTCAtgctctccttctctcctctggCACAATCTCTGTTTCTTTTGACTCCTAATTATGGAGCCAATCTGATATATAAAAACACCACTAGCAATCAAAGAAATTGCGTATTTGAACTCAAGCTATCCCCCTATCCTTTACCATTTCTCCCCTCTTGAATCTGACTCACTGTGACACTTGAccatttcttttataaataactgcagaaaagaacagaaatactgGCTAGCACTTATATAGTAACAGCGTGTGCTGGTTCTGCACCACCTGTAATCATTACAATTGTATGAGGTATGTCATTGGTATTCCAGATTTAAGGAAGAGGTAACTGAGGCTGAGAAGTGAATACCTTGCCCAGAGCCATTTGGTGAGGTAACTGGAGAGACGGAGTTAAAATTCAGGCAAGCCTGGTTGTTCATGACAGTGTTATTCCCCAGTCTTTCAGATGCTACAGCTGGCACCAGGGCTCCCCTGCATGTTCTTTACACAGGTAAAAtgagcagcagccacagccctgAAGAGCTCATAAAGAGAGTTTTCTTGGCAGAATATCCCATGTTTGGGTGCGAATGCAGTATCAATGAGGTTTCCAGTATAACTAGGACTCCCGTGAATGTGGTCCCAGCTGTCCTGCTAAAGATGACTGAGGTGACAGATGACTGTGGCAGACCTaggagctgtgtttcattttgtggACTCCTTTTCTTTAATCATAAGATCAATTGATCACTCATAAAATCAATTTGCACCTCCTCTTGATCTCTGTCCTGCCTTACTAAAACCCATAAAATGAAAGGCtaggaataaagaaaaggaataaagtcCTGACCATAACAAGTACATAAAGTAATGCATGTCAGGCTTCAAATTAGTTCAGAAATAATTGCAAAGAACAGGACAAAATATTATTGCTAATGGTGGCTTCCTAGTTCAGCCTGAGACTCAGAGTTAACATTTCTTGGTAGTCACCATTACAAGTCAATGAGAACAAAGCAGGGCAGATTCATAAAGGCAGGATGATCAGGCTGGAGAAAATAGGAATTCACTAAATCTCCCTATAAATAAGTTTGCATATTGCAAACTTTCAACTGCTCTGAAAATGCTTGCCCTTTTACAACCTGCCACTGAATAAGTAGGAAACAGctctttctgaaagaaagctTCAAACATTTCACACATTTCTGAGACTCACggttttctttcagttaaaatCCTGCATTGTTATAGCAACATTGTAATAGCAATAATGTCAGGCTCAGACTTACCCCTTCACAGCAAAGAGCAAGTCAGGAGAAATGGTTAGAGCAGCCCAGAACGGTAAGCGCTTTTATGCCTTTTCTTAGGCAACCAGGAGGATATGAAACATTCTTCATGTATGATGTCCTAATGcattattaaacaaaaattcACTCCACCTGTAACTGCCCCAGATAATGCAATTATTTTGCTCAGCGATGGTGATTACTGTTGCGTTCTTGTCATTACTCTgacaaagtaaattttttttttttattgctttttcctatttctctgATTGCTTCATAGAGCAAAGATTACTCAGAGGTTTATCCATAAACACAATATGCTGACATACCTGAGATACTACCCCACTTTTCAAAGTCATGCAAGTAAGGGGGCATTGTGCAATTTATCCCATCATACCCACGCGCATTAATTCCTATGACTCTGATATGAGGCACATTAGACTCCATAGACACCTTCTTACTGAGTTATAGGTTTGGAAATGGGAAGCATTTGTTCCCATCCTCCTAGCCAAGAAACAAACACGAAGGACATGTCCCACTTCAAGCTTTAAAAGTACAGGTGGAGTAACCTATAAGCAGGGAGCTGCTGTTATCCAGCCCTGGCATGGGGGACAGGAGCTTCAGACAATTAGAAATTCATGTCTATTTTTCATTGTCAGGGACTCTATGGGATCATTGCTGAAGATGTCAGGGCTCCTGAGTGATGAACAATTCATGGTTTGGGATGAAACAGGTCAGGGAGTCAAGCCATGCATCACCCTACAAAAACTTTGGGCTGGAATCTTAAAGTGCTGTTTCAGCTGATGCAGAAGATTGGCTGCTTACTTCAGTAGATTTCTTCCTTAGATCCAGTACCCTGTCTTCAGTTATTTACTGATAAAACTATTTTCAATAGAGTCTATCTATTTTTTGTATCCAAGTTGGCATAatttacaaatgcttttttaacCTCAAGATGAGTTCTTCCCCTCTAAAATCCATCCCCTTCTAGGGAATTTAAGGTTGAATGGCTAGTTTTGAGTAACCTTGAGACTTCTGTTCTAAAAtgctaattttatttcagttcatcCATCAGCATTTGGTAACTGTTACCAAAACTGCAGTGTAATGCTGTACAGGTGACCCATGCAAGAAGGTTGAGGaagcctcttctccagggtCACCTTGGGATTTCCCTCAGTGTTGTTTCCTAGCAATGCCTGGGGAGACACCCTTTAAAGCTACTGATAATTTATGGTGGAGGATACACATAGACAAGAAACGGGAACAGACACAAAGGGAAGAAGATGTTGTGGGGAAACAATCCACACAGTCTGTTCCTCCTGCCCAAACCACACCTGGTTTCACTTTGATTGGAAGCAGGTGATGACAGCGATGACATGTACCTACAGATACCGACAGAAGAATCACATAATTCTTGGAGATGCGACCCTCTTCTAAAAATCCTACCCTCCTGAAAGGGCAAAGGGAGCCCATACTAGTATCAATACTGCTGACACCCCAAACTGCTTCTTTTGATTCATGATGTTCAGGGTTACAGCCacatgctttgcttttgtaattttACAGACCCACATCCAGATGCCATCTTAATGTTTTCTCCCATATAATGGAAGTTGCATGTGTTTTACTGACTTAAACAATTCACAGCCACTTTTGCCAGTGCAAATATGATATAGTAAAATATTCAGAGACAAATAGCTCTATGAAAAGCCATGTTAGCATGACATATGGACTACCTTTGCACAGATTCCTCATGTGGCAAATCACAGTACTGCTGTGGCACATATGAATCCATTGTAAGCAAACAATCATCAAACCGATTTActaaattaacataaaatatttttatctataTTAAGCACATAATTTTATTGTAACACCATCAAAAAAGACATTCAAACGTATCTGCAAAAACTTCCATGCGTTGATTTTGGATTATTTCTTTACAAGAGTGACTAAAAACTCCTCCTGGCTAGCTTGGATGAACATCACAATCAAGAATAGCAAAGGGACATCCTTCATTTCAGTTTGTTATTGAAATCCAAACTCTGCTTATTATGCCCAGGTATTTCTGTGCAATTCTTCCAAGCCCATGGTGGATGGCTGTGGAGTCAACCATCCAAGAGTGTATCTCATACAGTGTGGGTGGAATTTGTCTCATCTGCTAACATAGCACACCCAGGTTGTACTGGCATGTCTACTATACCCTAGGAGGAGTCAAATAACAGCACATGAGAATAGCAATGAAAAATTAGTAACTGCCAACAAGGAGGGGTTGACTAGCACTTTCTGTTTGAGGAACAGTATTTCtaagttcttaaaaaataatatttatgcCTTGGTATGGCTATACTTCAAGCCAAAAAGCATGACTGCTGTTGATGTGGACACATTAAACTCTGTCGTTGAAATGGCCACAAAACCTAGCTGGGaccataaaataaatattcgTAGGGATAACACAAGATTCAGCATTGTGCTCTTGTGGCTTAGCTGAGAGCGTGACTCAGCTGAGAGCGTGACTCAAGCTGAGTAAATCAGAGTTATGTCAGACACCTCTAGACAAGGTGAATTCATGTCTCTGAGCTGAAGTGTTGGCATACCCTCAACTTATCTTGAAAATCGTGGTGCCATTTCCGGATCAGAATTACCGATGCCTATCTGGGACCTCCTGAGATAGCATTGTTGTCAAGATGAAAGTGTCTTTgggggggttggttgttttttttctgagatgacACCAAACTGTTCCCAGCTTCCTTGGGAGCAGAGAGGTTCTCCAGTATCCAGCAGTTCCTTTCTTGGAgtctttgattttttaaaactcttcctTAAATATCAGAGCTTCTTGTATTATTCTGATGATATGCCTGTGTAACAGCAGACTCTTTTATCTAAGTGGTATACAATCCTAAGAGCCTAATCAGGCACAGGATGCCATCTTAATGCAGTCTGCTATTAAAGTACTTCTAGGCTATATTCCCATGTGTCCCAAAGACATGATTTTGGTACTCTCTTCAAAACACAGTGTGCAAGGTTCAGCCAGCTCCTTGTGCACAGCAACAATACAGATATAAAGTGAGGACAAAAGTAAAGtggatatatttattttaatataaaaatatatctatGCTAAATATTGGCATATTCTAACCCTAATAACAGCACTGTGCATATGTATTCTTTGAAGTGTCCTGAAGCACACATACTTCCCAGTGCAAAGGTATTTTTATGATGGCGTTAACCATGTAAGATGCTGATTCtggttccagctgctgggaaggaggaatTATGCATTGCACAGGACATATCCTGGCCCTATGCGTGTAGGCGCATTTATAATCATCAGCTGATAAAGGAATGTAAGGGAGAGAGGTGTGAAGAAAGGctagaataaaacaaaaagggaatGCTATTATTAGGATGCAGCATGATTTTTATTAGGAACAAGAAATGgcatttacagtaaaaaaaaaaatgaaggaatgtTTCTAGTTTCTCAGACCTGATTGCAAGCAATTTGTCAACAAGGAATGAATGTTTCACATAAggtgctttttcttccctacGGCAAATCTAATTTTGCCAACCAAGTTCTGCTTTGTAGCATTCAGGAAGGCTTTGTTGAGCACAAAAGCCTAAACATATGGAAGAGCAAAGTAACTTCCCtgataaaattttttttacatcttctaGGTTgaacatgaaaacagaaaaccagtaCATGTGTTCACAGAGAGGCTAAAGGACAAAACGAACCAATTTCTCACCCACATTGTCAGAATGGAAAACACACATTTTGAGAAACCAGTGCAGATTTACAGCAATAACATCACAAGCACAAAAAGCATCAGAAGGACAAGCAGAAGAGCAGTTCCCATGGGTGCTGAGCAGCACCCAGAGGTCCCAATGGATTAGCTGGGAGTCACAGGTGCCCAAGGCTTTGGAGAGCTCCACAATTCAGTTGCACATCCAGGTCTTGCCATCAGTTCCCTCGCTGTTTCTCTTGGCATCCACACCTTCTGCCATGCTTAGCATGGCCCACAGCCCCCATAGCGCTGGCTCCAGAgctggctggaggaggaggaggaggacaaggAGCCCCCATAGATAAGGGAGCCCTGCAGGCCCATGGGGCGGCCCAGCCCcagtggggctgagctgcccacAAAGCTCTCCTGAGggcaggagctgaggatggggcctgggaaggtgatgaccacGGGTGGTGGGTAGACCACGGCACGCGAGTCTCCGCAGGAGGTGACACAGGGCTGGTTCCAGGCGTTGGCGATGGGCTGCAGGCAGGCCATCTCGCAGGGTGGGGAGCAGCgggagctgagctgctggctggaggaCATCCTTTGGGCAGGGAGGTGAACCTGCAACACACCAGGGAGCCTGAGTCAACCCACTGCTCATGAGCTGCTGCACAGACCACCCTGCTCTGCCTcgccagcagcagggagggctcTTGGTGTGCCATATGCTGTTGCTCTGCTAAGGCTCGGGTGcttgttctctctctttctcttcccccttccatgccctccttccttcctccctcccaggcatctcctctGCACTCTCCCAGGCTCTCTGCATGCTGAGCGCTGCCCAAGACAGCTGAGAAGCTGTACCCAGGTGCACCAGTCAGTTCACCCTGAGCCCAAGAGTAAAAACACCTGGACTGAGCCCCATCTTGGCTGAACCCCTCTGACCTGTTATAGCAGCTGCAGTGCAGCTGGGACAGGTCTGCAGCTGCCCTGTTTGCCAGGGACAATATCAAGGAAAACTTCTTCATGCAAAGCTAGGTACTGACACTATTGAGGTTCAGACTGCATGTGCAGGAGTTggttaaaaataacacaaaccCACTGtacctaaaaataaaagagataATGAAGGGATCAGACTTACTTGGATCAACGAAGAGGAGAGGTGGGGACCTGTGATCTGAGGACTTCTGAGCCAGAAGCCCTTATATACCGTCTCCTGGATTGCCTGGGGGTGTTGAGACATCCTTTGTGTTTCAGGTTTAGTTTGTTACAAAACACAACAATGCACATCACTCCCTAGGCTTCTATGATAGTTTTATTCATCTTTGGAcaattattagtttcttccaaCACCCTCTTGTTTCTTCCTTAAACTTCTTGAAGCAGTTTCACTTCCTGAAACATTTTGCTGATTTTACCAATGTGACAAAAATGTTGGAGAACTACCTTATTTACACAATTGCTCCACATAGGCAGTATTTTTCAAGCACACCTCAGTACCACAGGTAGTGCAATGCACTGTGGActgattttcttctctaaatCCCTGCTGATATTGAGCTGAAGCACTGTAGGGCTTATACTTGGAATAAAGATGGGAGATTTACTCCATCTGCCTTGTTCCTCGTCCCAGCTACACACTGCAGGTCTGATACAGCACACTAAAGCAGAGAGGTGATTTGTTTTATAAACTCTTGCAggtcttctgtattttcttttgcctctgAACAGAAAACCACAACTACACATTCCTTCCCATGTCCCTCTGAAGACTTCACACCACGGTACCAATACATGCAGGCTAGCACATGCTTCTGACTGCAGCAATATTATGACACTGTGTCTGATGTGAGGAAAATCCATCAATAACTATTAAAAtagtgaggggttttttttacttggaTGTGAATATACTAAAGCAAGACTATCCTTTAAAGCCACACAGGGGAGCGGGATGCTTTATCCTGTGTTACAGGACATCTGAGGTTGGGGTCTAGCCCCATGTGCTTCCTTTTGTTCCCAAGGAGAGACCCTACTGCAAGAGCGGACCCCAGGCGCTGTGGCTGAAAGTAAAGGGAGCTGAACACGAAACTCCTAACTCCTATGGGAGACGGTTGCAATGCCGCACCTCGCTTGGGTGTTTGCAGCGTCCTCAGTGATTCAGTGTCTCAACACTGACCTGTACCAGGACAGAAAAAGGATTAAAACTTTTGCATATTTCTTGATATTCCCAGAGAAAATTTAATAACAATCCCCAAGAAGGGTATATCCAGAATTAAAACATTGTAATGAACATAGAGTATGAAAACAACTTTGGAAACAGAAGCTTCAgtatctgtaagaaaaaacttaaaataaattgaCATACTGCAAACCTAGGGAAGTCAGTTGAGTGATTTCTAAAAAGGAAGAACCTGAGAGACACTAGAGGAAAATCTGGGGTGAGTAATACTTGTTAACAGTGAGGAAACTATTTGCATGAATGAGGAGTTGAGGAGTGACATGTAATCTGTGTGTTTGGGAGCTAATTAAGATCTTGTTCACGAAGTGTCATAGGCCAGTGGGCAGCCCAAGAAAGGGTATAAAAAGGACTCACAGCACAGCCAGCCTCAGACAGCTGCTCTTTACTTCTCATCTTTGGTGTCTTGAGTAAGTTTGAACCTTCTTATTCTTTCTGACTTAAAGCATCACGCGTGAGTAGGTTTAACTGAAGCTTTCAGAAATACTCTGCTTGTCTTATGCccctttttccttaaaaatgcaGGCCTTTCACAGGCTTTGGTAGATGTAGTGGGTTTTGCTGCAAAACCTGGTGATGGCTGATCTCCAGCTTGTTTGCCACAGGTCACTTTGGGGGTGGTCAGCTTGGGCAGCGCTCAGCATGCAGAGAGCCTGGGAGAGTGCagaggagatgcctgggagggaggaaggaaggagggcatggaagggggaagagaaagagagagaacaagCACCCGAGCCTTAGCAGAGCAACAGCATATGGCACACTAAgagccctccctgctgctggcgAGGCAGAGCAGGGTGGTCTGTGCAGCAGCTCATGAGCAGTGGGTTGACTCAGGCTCCCTGGTGTGTTGCAGGTTCACCTCCCTGCCCAAAGGATGtcctccagccagcagctcagctcc
This genomic window from Haliaeetus albicilla chromosome 10, bHalAlb1.1, whole genome shotgun sequence contains:
- the LOC138687169 gene encoding feather keratin 4-like — protein: MSSSQQLSSRCSPPCEMACLQPIANAWNQPCVTSCGDSRAVVYPPPVVITFPGPILSSCPQESFVGSSAPLGLGRPMGLQGSLIYGGSLSSSSSSSQLWSQRYGGCGPC